Proteins from a genomic interval of Sporolactobacillus sp. Y61:
- a CDS encoding LLM class flavin-dependent oxidoreductase, with product MLRLSILEQAPVSEESAPEEALRNTTRLAVEAEKWGYHRIWFAEHHGSEALASSSPEVMVAHVAAKTSRIHVGSGGVLLPHYSPFKVAENFHLLENLYPGRIDLGIGRAPGGMPGATRALNDGMRWDLKDYPRKVRDLIGYLTDHLPDGHPFQSVHATPLARRLPDIYLLGSSDGSARVAAETGTPFMFAHFINPNGGAEVVRAYRSAYQPSEAFPEPKASVCIFVVCAETDQEADRQASTLRYWMVKASQGRSVPIPETSKAVHYHPAAWERDQIKENEARIIVGNPQKVRIELEKLASMYQTDEVMLITNIFDFQAKLRSFELIARAFRT from the coding sequence GTGTTAAGACTGAGTATACTGGAACAGGCACCGGTTTCGGAGGAATCAGCGCCGGAAGAGGCATTGAGAAACACGACACGACTGGCTGTTGAAGCGGAGAAGTGGGGTTACCATCGGATCTGGTTTGCCGAGCATCATGGTTCTGAGGCACTGGCCAGCAGCTCACCTGAGGTGATGGTCGCTCATGTCGCGGCAAAAACGTCACGCATACATGTCGGATCAGGCGGCGTCCTCCTTCCGCACTATAGCCCGTTTAAAGTGGCGGAAAATTTTCATCTGCTGGAAAATCTCTATCCCGGTCGGATAGATCTGGGGATTGGCAGGGCGCCCGGTGGCATGCCTGGTGCGACGCGTGCATTAAATGACGGGATGCGGTGGGATCTCAAGGATTATCCACGAAAAGTCCGGGATCTGATCGGGTATCTGACAGATCATTTACCTGACGGGCATCCCTTTCAGTCCGTACATGCGACGCCACTTGCACGCCGGCTGCCGGACATTTATCTGCTGGGTTCATCTGACGGCAGCGCAAGAGTGGCTGCGGAAACAGGTACACCGTTCATGTTTGCCCATTTTATCAATCCGAATGGTGGTGCAGAAGTGGTCCGGGCTTACCGATCCGCTTATCAGCCATCCGAAGCTTTTCCTGAACCGAAAGCCTCCGTCTGTATCTTCGTCGTCTGTGCCGAGACCGATCAGGAGGCTGATCGCCAGGCATCGACGCTGCGTTACTGGATGGTGAAAGCCAGCCAGGGGCGTTCTGTCCCCATTCCGGAAACCAGTAAAGCAGTTCATTACCACCCTGCAGCATGGGAACGCGATCAGATCAAAGAAAATGAGGCACGGATCATCGTCGGAAATCCGCAGAAGGTGAGAATCGAGTTGGAGAAACTGGCGTCGATGTATCAGACAGATGAAGTGATGTTGATTACCAACATTTTTGACTTTCAGGCGAAACTGCGGTCATTTGAACTGATCGCCAGGGCCTTTCGGACTTGA
- a CDS encoding NFACT RNA binding domain-containing protein, whose protein sequence is MAYDGIVTRAAVQGLQDFVGGRVTKIYQPTATDLVFHLRSRRARGKLLISINAAFARLHLTHLAEGNPQAPPMFCMLLRKHLEGSIIDAIEQVAFERIIHIDLRARNEIGDLTQKHLIVELMGRHSNVILIDKETGRIIDSMKHLTPAVNRYRTVLPGETYVAPPDQGKMNPLDMTAKDLIRHIEWNSGKLDRQIVGTVSGFSPLIGREILRRSGLPNQEGIARAFQGILDAIRNNDYHPNIVYGKNGKDECHVLELTHLDGKKETFSNVHDMLDHYYAVKAENDAVRQKAGDLEHFVARELKKNKGKLKKLEKTIKSAENAEEYRLFGELLTANMHLVKRGDKSVEAINYYDENQSKIRIALNPNRTPSENAQDYFKHYNKAKTAKRVVADQIRRTRQEIDYFDTLKQQIQVASIKDIAEIREELEDGGYLRKKRRPHHRKKNHRPEIDHYYASDGTTILVGKNNKQNDYLTGKIAGRDQIWLHTKNIPGSHVIIRSTDPNEKTLSEAAVLAAFFSKSRMGSRVPVDYTKVRYVKKPGGAKPGFVIYTDQKTLFVTPDESQVLKLKNKPGAEDSGAKTGKGQ, encoded by the coding sequence ATGGCTTACGATGGAATCGTGACACGTGCCGCCGTTCAGGGGTTACAGGACTTTGTCGGCGGCCGTGTGACAAAAATATATCAGCCGACGGCAACCGATCTGGTTTTCCATCTGCGCTCCCGCCGTGCGCGTGGGAAATTACTGATATCCATCAATGCGGCGTTCGCCCGGCTGCATCTGACGCATCTGGCTGAGGGCAATCCTCAGGCCCCGCCGATGTTCTGCATGCTTCTCAGAAAGCATCTGGAAGGCAGCATTATCGATGCGATAGAACAGGTTGCCTTTGAGCGTATCATCCATATTGATTTAAGAGCACGGAATGAAATTGGCGATCTGACGCAGAAACATCTGATCGTTGAACTGATGGGAAGGCACAGTAATGTGATTCTCATTGATAAGGAAACCGGCCGCATTATTGACAGTATGAAGCATCTGACTCCGGCAGTGAATCGCTACCGGACCGTGCTGCCCGGAGAGACCTATGTCGCGCCTCCGGATCAGGGTAAAATGAATCCGCTTGACATGACTGCGAAGGATCTGATCCGCCACATTGAATGGAACAGTGGAAAGCTTGACAGGCAAATTGTCGGTACTGTCAGCGGTTTTTCACCGCTGATCGGTCGGGAAATTCTGCGCCGGTCCGGTCTCCCGAATCAGGAAGGGATTGCACGCGCCTTTCAGGGCATTCTTGATGCGATTCGGAATAACGATTATCACCCGAATATTGTGTACGGGAAGAACGGAAAAGATGAATGTCATGTACTGGAGCTGACACATCTTGATGGGAAAAAAGAAACGTTTTCCAATGTGCACGATATGCTGGACCATTATTATGCTGTCAAAGCGGAAAATGACGCGGTCAGGCAGAAAGCCGGCGACCTGGAACATTTTGTAGCACGCGAACTGAAAAAGAATAAAGGAAAACTGAAGAAACTGGAAAAGACCATAAAAAGCGCTGAAAACGCTGAGGAATATCGCCTTTTTGGAGAACTGCTGACGGCGAACATGCACCTGGTTAAAAGAGGTGACAAATCCGTTGAGGCGATTAATTATTATGACGAGAATCAGTCGAAAATACGGATTGCCCTGAATCCCAATCGAACACCCTCGGAAAATGCTCAGGATTATTTTAAACACTACAACAAAGCAAAAACCGCGAAACGCGTCGTCGCGGATCAAATCAGGCGTACCCGGCAGGAGATTGACTACTTTGATACGCTGAAGCAACAGATACAGGTTGCATCAATAAAGGATATTGCGGAAATCCGTGAAGAACTTGAAGATGGCGGTTATCTCAGAAAAAAAAGGCGCCCGCATCACAGAAAGAAGAACCACCGCCCGGAGATCGATCATTATTATGCATCGGACGGAACCACCATTCTCGTCGGTAAGAACAATAAACAAAATGATTATCTGACCGGCAAAATAGCCGGAAGGGACCAGATCTGGCTCCATACGAAAAATATTCCGGGGTCTCATGTGATTATCCGTTCGACCGACCCGAATGAAAAGACGCTCTCGGAAGCTGCTGTACTCGCAGCCTTTTTCAGTAAATCACGAATGGGGAGCCGGGTTCCCGTTGATTACACGAAAGTACGGTATGTAAAAAAACCGGGTGGAGCGAAACCGGGATTCGTCATTTATACCGATCAGAAGACCCTGTTTGTCACGCCTGATGAGTCCCAGGTCCTGAAATTAAAAAACAAACCGGGTGCGGAAGACAGTGGAGCGAAGACCGGAAAGGGACAATGA